One genomic segment of Natrononativus amylolyticus includes these proteins:
- a CDS encoding ABC transporter permease subunit, translating to MSSQIVTVARKDFEDAGRSKLLWGLVTLLVGIVAVGYTAIWYVDPDAGAAEVLGFLGFPLQTIVPIAALIAGYMAVVGERRSGSIKLLLGLPPNRTDVVVGKLIGRVAVVATAILLAFALALVLGAVFFGSVPLVDWLGFAALTLLFGATFAGLAVGASAGVSTRGKSMALVVGVYMLFVALWELVTAGPYYLIYDEGPPVEPATWYLVVDQFNPMSAYTTVANGVIEGEVFPFAFQYGLEDFEAATMTPAERYPGEAPFYLQDWFGIVVLLFWLVVPVAIGYYRFTKTDL from the coding sequence ATGAGCTCGCAGATCGTTACCGTCGCCCGCAAGGACTTCGAGGACGCCGGCCGGTCGAAGCTGCTCTGGGGGCTGGTGACGCTGCTCGTCGGCATCGTCGCGGTCGGGTACACGGCGATCTGGTACGTCGACCCCGACGCCGGAGCCGCCGAGGTGCTCGGCTTTCTCGGCTTCCCGCTCCAGACGATCGTTCCGATCGCCGCGCTCATTGCGGGCTACATGGCCGTCGTCGGCGAGCGCCGGTCGGGCAGCATCAAACTCCTGCTCGGCCTGCCGCCGAACCGGACCGATGTCGTCGTCGGCAAACTGATCGGCCGGGTGGCGGTCGTGGCCACGGCGATCCTGCTCGCGTTCGCTCTCGCCCTCGTGTTGGGAGCGGTCTTTTTCGGCTCCGTGCCGCTCGTCGACTGGCTCGGGTTCGCCGCGCTCACGCTGCTGTTCGGGGCCACCTTCGCCGGCCTGGCGGTCGGCGCCTCCGCGGGCGTCTCGACCCGGGGGAAGTCCATGGCGCTCGTCGTCGGCGTCTACATGCTGTTCGTCGCGCTCTGGGAACTCGTCACGGCCGGTCCGTACTACCTCATCTACGACGAGGGGCCGCCGGTCGAACCCGCGACGTGGTACCTCGTCGTCGATCAGTTCAACCCCATGTCGGCCTACACGACCGTGGCGAACGGCGTCATCGAGGGTGAGGTCTTCCCGTTTGCCTTCCAGTACGGCCTCGAGGACTTCGAGGCGGCCACGATGACCCCTGCCGAGCGCTATCCGGGCGAGGCACCGTTCTACCTCCAGGACTGGTTCGGGATCGTCGTCCTGCTGTTCTGGCTCGTCGTTCCGGTCGCGATCGGCTACTACCGATTCACGAAGACCGATCTCTGA
- a CDS encoding ABC transporter ATP-binding protein — MTAIRTTGLVKRYGDVTAVSGLDLEIERGEVFGFLGPNGAGKSTTINMLLDFVRPTAGSATVLGHNAQAEPDEISRRVGVLPEGFDVYPRLSGRRHLEFAIETKDADDDPDAILERVGLEPEDAARPAGGYSKGMRQRLATGMALVGDPDLLIMDEPSSGLDPLGIREMQELVRAEADRGTTVFFSSHILEHVEAVCDRVGVLNDGELVAVDTIEGLRESVGGGATVELTLAGSAADYRETAAAVSGVTDVTAADHVLECAVAGPAAKAGVVIALDDAGSSVLDVRIDDVSLESLFTALTNGDGDADGPTNAADTVVADAEVPR, encoded by the coding sequence ATGACTGCGATACGAACGACTGGATTGGTCAAGCGCTACGGCGACGTAACGGCGGTATCGGGACTCGATCTCGAGATCGAGCGCGGGGAAGTGTTCGGCTTTCTCGGACCCAACGGGGCGGGAAAGTCGACGACGATCAACATGCTGCTCGATTTCGTCAGGCCGACGGCGGGGTCGGCGACGGTCCTCGGCCACAACGCGCAGGCCGAACCCGACGAAATCAGCCGCCGGGTCGGCGTGCTTCCGGAGGGGTTCGACGTCTACCCGCGGCTCTCGGGACGTCGCCACCTCGAGTTCGCGATCGAAACCAAAGACGCCGACGACGACCCGGACGCGATTCTCGAACGGGTGGGTCTGGAACCCGAGGACGCCGCCCGACCTGCAGGCGGCTACTCGAAGGGGATGCGCCAGCGCCTCGCAACGGGGATGGCGCTCGTCGGTGACCCCGACCTGCTCATCATGGACGAGCCCTCTTCGGGGCTCGACCCGCTCGGCATCCGCGAGATGCAGGAACTCGTCCGCGCCGAGGCCGATCGGGGGACGACGGTGTTTTTCTCGAGTCACATCTTAGAGCACGTCGAGGCGGTCTGTGACCGCGTCGGCGTCCTCAACGATGGCGAACTCGTCGCCGTCGACACCATCGAAGGGCTGCGCGAGTCGGTCGGCGGCGGCGCGACGGTGGAACTGACGCTCGCCGGTTCCGCCGCCGACTACCGCGAGACCGCCGCCGCGGTTTCGGGCGTCACCGACGTCACCGCTGCGGACCACGTCCTCGAGTGCGCGGTCGCCGGTCCGGCCGCGAAGGCGGGAGTCGTGATCGCGCTCGACGACGCGGGCTCGAGCGTTCTCGACGTGCGGATCGACGACGTCTCGCTCGAGTCGCTGTTCACGGCGCTGACGAACGGCGACGGGGACGCCGACGGGCCGACGAACGCAGCAGATACCGTGGTCGCGGACGCGGAGGTGCCGAGATGA
- a CDS encoding phage holin family protein, with protein sequence MNLSPTDALDQLRQPEYTGENRCIPCTAVNAVIAAVIAGFVAIVSPPLGVLALVLSAAAIYLRGYLVPGTPSLTKQYFPDWLLAKFDKGPAVAGMPEMDDSHGPDPLHEREGALDPERTLLESGVVEPCATEDDLCLADGVREEWRARIAGRRGGDRRQQVADFLESEPDAVEVTTTDDHVVVRHNGRLAARWESDAALLADLGGMDLLATHVPSWEQFDLEDRSQVVNGLRAFVEDCPTCDGTVSIDEETVESCCRSHEVYAVTCEECGARVLEVAQ encoded by the coding sequence ATGAACTTGTCACCCACTGACGCGCTGGATCAACTCCGGCAGCCGGAGTACACTGGGGAGAATCGCTGTATCCCGTGTACCGCCGTCAACGCCGTCATCGCCGCCGTCATCGCCGGTTTCGTGGCAATCGTCTCGCCACCACTCGGCGTTCTTGCCCTCGTCCTCTCGGCGGCAGCGATCTACCTTCGGGGCTATCTCGTTCCCGGAACCCCCTCGCTGACCAAGCAGTACTTCCCGGACTGGCTGCTCGCAAAGTTCGACAAGGGCCCCGCCGTCGCCGGGATGCCGGAGATGGACGACTCCCACGGCCCCGACCCGCTCCACGAGCGGGAGGGCGCCCTCGACCCCGAGCGGACGCTGCTCGAGAGCGGCGTGGTCGAGCCCTGCGCGACCGAGGACGACCTCTGTCTGGCCGACGGCGTCCGCGAGGAGTGGCGCGCGCGGATCGCCGGCCGACGCGGCGGCGACCGCCGCCAGCAGGTCGCCGACTTCCTCGAGTCCGAGCCCGACGCCGTCGAGGTGACGACGACCGACGACCACGTCGTCGTCCGCCACAACGGCCGTCTCGCGGCCCGCTGGGAGTCCGACGCGGCCCTGCTCGCGGACCTGGGTGGGATGGACCTGCTCGCCACTCACGTCCCGAGCTGGGAGCAGTTCGACCTCGAGGACCGCAGCCAGGTCGTCAACGGGCTCCGGGCGTTCGTCGAGGACTGTCCGACCTGCGACGGCACCGTCTCGATCGACGAAGAGACCGTCGAGTCCTGCTGTCGCTCCCACGAGGTGTACGCCGTCACCTGCGAGGAGTGCGGAGCGCGCGTACTCGAGGTCGCCCAGTAG
- a CDS encoding aminotransferase class V-fold PLP-dependent enzyme, translating to MSQQDLEPLDVEAIRAEYPILEREFSVASPTQRADGEAVDDGSQLVYLDNAATTQTPDPVVDAMSDYYRESNSNVHRGIHHLSQEASIAYEEAHDCVAEFIGADGREEIVFTKNTTEAENLVAYSWGLNELGPGDEVVLTEMEHHASLVTWQQIAKRTGADCKYIEIDETGRLDMDHARECITDDTAIVSAVHVSNALGTVNPVSELVDLAHDHDALAFIDGAQAVPNRPVDVADIGADFYAFSGHKMAGPTGIGVLYGKRHLFEELEPYLYGGGMIRKVTFEDSTWADLPWKFEPGTPPIAEAVGLHAAVDYLEEIGMERIREHEEMLATYAYEQLDAEGDVELYGPEPGPDRGGLVGFNLESVHAHDLASIMNDHAVAIRAGDHCTQPLHDKLGVAASARASFYVYNTREEVDELVAAIDDARQLFA from the coding sequence ATGAGCCAGCAGGACCTCGAGCCACTCGACGTCGAGGCGATCCGCGCGGAGTATCCGATCCTCGAACGGGAGTTCAGCGTTGCGTCTCCGACGCAACGAGCAGACGGCGAAGCCGTCGACGACGGATCGCAGCTCGTCTACCTCGACAACGCGGCGACGACCCAGACGCCCGATCCGGTGGTCGACGCGATGAGCGACTACTACCGCGAGTCCAACTCGAACGTCCACCGGGGGATCCACCACCTGAGTCAGGAGGCCTCGATTGCCTACGAGGAGGCCCACGACTGCGTCGCCGAGTTCATCGGCGCCGACGGCCGCGAGGAGATCGTCTTCACCAAGAACACCACCGAAGCCGAGAACCTGGTCGCCTACTCGTGGGGACTGAACGAGCTCGGCCCCGGCGACGAGGTCGTGCTCACCGAGATGGAACACCACGCCTCGCTGGTCACCTGGCAGCAGATCGCCAAACGGACGGGTGCCGACTGCAAGTATATCGAGATCGACGAAACCGGGCGTCTGGACATGGACCACGCCCGCGAGTGCATCACCGACGACACCGCCATCGTCTCGGCGGTCCACGTCTCGAACGCCCTCGGCACGGTCAACCCCGTCTCCGAGCTGGTCGACCTCGCCCACGACCACGACGCGCTGGCGTTCATCGACGGTGCACAGGCCGTCCCCAACCGCCCGGTGGACGTCGCCGACATCGGCGCCGACTTCTACGCCTTCTCGGGCCACAAGATGGCCGGTCCGACCGGCATCGGCGTCCTCTACGGCAAACGACACCTGTTCGAGGAGCTCGAGCCCTACCTCTACGGCGGCGGCATGATCCGGAAGGTCACCTTCGAGGACTCCACCTGGGCCGACCTCCCCTGGAAGTTCGAACCCGGCACGCCACCGATCGCCGAAGCGGTCGGCCTCCACGCGGCGGTGGACTATCTCGAGGAGATCGGCATGGAGCGCATCCGTGAGCACGAAGAGATGCTCGCGACCTACGCCTACGAGCAACTCGACGCAGAGGGCGACGTCGAACTCTACGGTCCCGAACCCGGCCCCGACCGCGGCGGCCTCGTCGGCTTCAACCTCGAGTCCGTCCACGCCCACGACCTGGCCTCGATCATGAACGACCACGCGGTCGCCATCCGCGCCGGCGACCACTGCACACAGCCGCTGCACGACAAGCTGGGCGTGGCGGCGTCGGCTCGAGCCTCCTTCTACGTCTACAACACTCGAGAGGAGGTCGACGAGCTGGTCGCGGCCATCGATGACGCGCGTCAGCTGTTTGCCTGA
- a CDS encoding ArsR/SmtB family transcription factor, protein MSEPSEEGIPPAEAFSVLGDETRVAIVRALGETPGEALSFSELRERVGARDSGGFNYHLNKLVGSFVRRTDDGYELSYAGVRVVGAILAGEYTRRGSAGTFELESDCTVCETPLSATYEDERVTIRCVACDELRSRFGFPPGGFENRTVDELTDGFDRWLTNVMSLIASGFCFNCAGKTSGRLTGDVEHFGDRPVGVEFICERCGDQATLSVNSYLLLQPAVVAFHYEHGIDVDEAYVWNLEYVLDADVTVLSEEPWRVNSALELEGDRLELVLEEDLSVSIAD, encoded by the coding sequence ATGAGCGAGCCGTCAGAGGAAGGAATCCCGCCCGCGGAGGCGTTCTCGGTGCTCGGAGACGAGACGCGGGTCGCCATCGTCCGGGCGCTCGGCGAAACGCCGGGCGAGGCGCTGTCGTTCTCGGAACTGCGCGAGCGCGTCGGCGCCCGCGACAGCGGGGGGTTCAACTACCACCTGAACAAACTCGTCGGCTCCTTCGTCCGTCGTACCGACGACGGCTACGAGCTTTCCTACGCCGGCGTTCGGGTCGTCGGCGCGATTCTGGCCGGGGAGTACACCAGGCGCGGCTCCGCGGGCACCTTCGAACTCGAGTCCGACTGTACCGTCTGTGAGACGCCGCTTTCGGCGACCTACGAGGACGAACGCGTGACGATCCGGTGTGTGGCGTGCGACGAACTGCGCTCGCGGTTCGGATTTCCGCCCGGCGGGTTCGAGAACCGAACCGTCGACGAACTCACAGACGGCTTCGACCGCTGGCTCACTAACGTGATGTCGCTCATCGCCAGCGGCTTCTGTTTCAACTGCGCCGGGAAGACGAGCGGGCGGTTGACCGGCGACGTGGAGCACTTCGGCGACCGGCCGGTCGGCGTCGAGTTCATCTGCGAGCGGTGCGGCGACCAGGCGACGCTGTCGGTCAACTCGTACCTGCTGTTACAGCCGGCAGTGGTCGCGTTCCACTACGAGCACGGCATCGACGTCGACGAGGCGTACGTCTGGAACCTCGAGTACGTGCTCGATGCCGACGTCACGGTGCTCTCGGAGGAGCCCTGGCGGGTCAACTCGGCGCTCGAGCTCGAGGGTGACCGCCTCGAACTCGTCCTCGAAGAAGACCTGTCGGTCTCGATAGCGGACTAA
- a CDS encoding MFS transporter, translating to MRQLLRNPAFCRLFSGRLVTNAGDSLYYVAAMWLVYDLSGSTFYTGLAGALTLAPQAFQFLVGPLVDRWSLRAILVRTQVAQGVLVLAIPVAAWTGSLSVGVVLLVMPLLSMLNQFVYPAQSAALPRIVDEEELVEANSAFSFAYQGVDMVFVALGGILVAVVGAVSLFVVDSLTFAIAAVIFAGIRLPPTDGGTESDGTAKGKSVAADYRRKLSEGVGYVRGSVLVPILAASVVVNFTIGAAMAVLPAFADLRGGPEAYGTLLAAVLAGILLGALVASPLKRFGLGRLSVVGFAVSGLCWFAAISAPSIRATAVLFCLAWIPVGVTNVIFAAMAQTIVPDGLLGRVMSLVASASAAAQPVGSLLGGIAGEAVGSTLVISAVGAGFCALTLVYLGHPMLRELPAIEEIEPERYGLGHPAD from the coding sequence ATGCGACAACTGCTTCGGAATCCTGCGTTTTGTCGGCTGTTCTCGGGTCGACTCGTCACGAACGCGGGCGACAGCCTCTACTACGTCGCGGCGATGTGGCTCGTCTACGACCTCTCGGGATCGACGTTCTACACGGGGCTCGCGGGTGCGCTGACGCTCGCGCCCCAGGCGTTCCAGTTCCTCGTCGGTCCGCTGGTCGATCGGTGGTCGCTCCGCGCCATCCTCGTTCGAACCCAGGTGGCGCAGGGAGTACTGGTGCTCGCGATTCCGGTCGCCGCGTGGACCGGCTCGCTGTCGGTCGGAGTCGTCCTGCTCGTGATGCCGTTGCTCTCGATGCTCAACCAGTTCGTCTACCCGGCCCAGAGCGCCGCCCTCCCGCGAATCGTCGACGAGGAGGAACTCGTCGAAGCCAACTCGGCGTTCTCGTTCGCCTATCAGGGCGTCGACATGGTGTTCGTCGCGCTCGGCGGAATCCTGGTTGCGGTCGTCGGGGCGGTTTCGCTGTTCGTGGTCGATTCCCTGACGTTCGCCATCGCGGCGGTGATCTTCGCCGGTATTCGGCTCCCGCCCACCGACGGCGGTACGGAGAGCGACGGTACGGCGAAGGGTAAATCGGTGGCCGCGGACTACCGCCGGAAACTCTCGGAGGGCGTCGGCTACGTCAGGGGGTCGGTTCTCGTCCCGATTCTCGCCGCCTCCGTCGTCGTCAACTTCACGATCGGGGCGGCGATGGCGGTTCTCCCCGCGTTCGCGGACCTCCGCGGCGGGCCGGAAGCGTACGGAACGCTGCTCGCGGCCGTACTCGCCGGAATTCTGCTCGGTGCGCTCGTCGCGTCGCCACTGAAGCGGTTCGGCCTCGGACGGCTCAGCGTGGTCGGCTTCGCCGTCAGCGGACTCTGCTGGTTCGCCGCCATCTCTGCCCCGTCGATACGCGCGACCGCCGTACTGTTCTGTCTCGCCTGGATTCCCGTCGGCGTGACGAACGTGATCTTCGCCGCGATGGCACAGACGATCGTTCCCGACGGACTGCTGGGACGCGTGATGTCGCTCGTCGCGAGCGCCTCCGCGGCGGCCCAGCCCGTCGGGTCGCTGCTCGGCGGCATCGCCGGAGAAGCGGTCGGCAGTACGCTCGTCATTTCCGCCGTCGGTGCCGGGTTCTGTGCGCTCACGCTCGTCTACCTCGGACATCCGATGCTTCGGGAACTGCCGGCGATCGAGGAGATCGAACCCGAGCGGTACGGCCTGGGTCATCCGGCGGACTGA
- a CDS encoding iron-sulfur cluster assembly scaffold protein, with translation MGLGSDMYRQQILDHYKNPRNYGELEDPTFSHVGENPMCGDEIRMDVRLAEDEETIERVAFSGDGCAISQASASLLSLELEGKTVDELLEMDRDDIVDMLGVDISPMRIKCAVLGEKVAQDGAKIYQGELEREKTTTED, from the coding sequence ATGGGACTCGGCTCCGATATGTACCGACAGCAGATCCTCGACCACTACAAGAACCCGCGTAACTACGGGGAACTCGAGGATCCGACGTTCAGCCACGTCGGCGAGAACCCGATGTGCGGCGACGAGATCCGCATGGATGTCCGCCTGGCCGAGGACGAGGAGACGATCGAGCGGGTCGCCTTCTCCGGCGACGGCTGTGCGATCAGCCAGGCCTCCGCCAGCCTGCTCTCGCTCGAACTCGAGGGGAAGACCGTCGACGAGTTACTCGAGATGGACCGCGACGATATCGTCGACATGCTCGGCGTCGACATCTCGCCGATGCGGATCAAGTGCGCCGTCCTCGGCGAGAAGGTCGCCCAGGACGGGGCGAAGATCTACCAGGGCGAACTCGAGAGGGAGAAGACGACGACTGAGGACTGA
- a CDS encoding MEDS domain-containing protein: MSKEDGRNNQRRVLGRESGLEALRQSPEFRGPVEPSDDHRHSNDHFALIYESHEDQFASAIPFISQGLERGERCLYVADDNSTEDVLSAMQDYGIDVDSVLESGALSVLTPADTYRRTGEFDRTAMLAFWEESLEQAKDEGGYTGLRAAAEMTWALDGDTSADELVEYEAVLNPLYQDEDYVVMCQYSRDRFPTAIIHDVIKTHPHIIADNTVSQNTYYTPPEKFFDSEEVETKVDRMMQTLRERTEVKTELKERQAFLERVFESSHDAILIVDPEADEFVDANPAATEMLGYTHDELLTLSPSDVHPDELDEFREFAEEVFADGTGWIDELTCRTKEGGTIPTEISASRMEHNGRPVLLAVVRDTSERREWERAQRRLYQITSDPDRAFEEKLQAVFDLGCERFDMELGGIAIAEPASDRFEVEVMNGEHEHLVPGEPYPLSETYCSVPASTGGTCPITDPVSDGFEGRLCYDEFGVRSYLGTYLEIESDVDRTFWFVSTEPRDDGFSDIERTFHHLMGQWVKYELERRQREWKLEETIGNLEESNERLESLASMIAHELRNPVTIGQIYSQQLPAETAPQAVDYVVEAFDRIENMIDVLLVLTHGQTSAGERNLVSLADAAWDAWREVDAPDATLQFEIDGEIRGDKTYLRHLFRNLFENAVQHGGTDVTVQVGNTPNGFHVADDGCGIPSEDRDTVFETGFTTASDEGGTGLGLAFVRELADVYGWTCTVSESATGGARFEFRDVDFISKE; this comes from the coding sequence ATGAGTAAGGAAGATGGCCGGAACAACCAGCGGAGAGTACTAGGCCGTGAGAGCGGACTAGAGGCGCTGCGTCAGAGCCCGGAGTTTCGTGGACCGGTCGAACCTTCCGACGACCACAGGCATTCAAACGATCATTTCGCACTCATTTACGAGAGCCACGAAGACCAATTTGCATCTGCTATCCCGTTCATCTCTCAGGGCCTCGAACGTGGCGAGCGTTGTCTGTACGTCGCCGACGACAATTCTACGGAAGACGTCCTCTCGGCGATGCAGGACTACGGTATCGACGTCGACTCCGTTCTCGAATCGGGTGCGCTCTCTGTCCTCACGCCAGCGGACACGTACCGCCGAACCGGTGAGTTCGATCGGACCGCGATGCTCGCGTTCTGGGAAGAGTCACTCGAACAGGCGAAAGACGAGGGTGGCTACACGGGACTCAGAGCGGCCGCGGAGATGACGTGGGCACTGGACGGGGACACGAGCGCCGACGAGCTAGTCGAGTACGAGGCCGTGCTCAATCCGCTCTACCAGGACGAAGACTACGTTGTCATGTGCCAGTACAGCCGAGACCGGTTCCCGACAGCGATCATCCACGACGTTATCAAGACCCACCCTCACATTATCGCCGACAACACCGTCTCGCAGAACACCTATTACACACCACCCGAGAAGTTCTTCGACTCCGAGGAGGTCGAGACGAAGGTCGACCGAATGATGCAGACGCTGCGGGAGCGAACCGAGGTGAAGACTGAGTTGAAGGAACGACAAGCGTTCCTCGAGCGAGTCTTCGAGAGCAGCCACGACGCCATCCTCATCGTCGACCCTGAGGCAGACGAGTTTGTCGACGCGAACCCGGCCGCAACCGAGATGCTCGGCTACACGCACGACGAATTGCTGACCCTCAGCCCCTCCGACGTCCACCCCGACGAGCTCGACGAGTTCAGAGAATTCGCCGAGGAGGTGTTCGCGGACGGCACTGGATGGATAGACGAACTCACGTGTCGAACCAAAGAGGGGGGCACAATTCCGACAGAGATCTCCGCGTCTCGGATGGAGCATAACGGCCGTCCGGTCCTGCTCGCAGTGGTTCGCGACACGAGCGAACGGAGGGAATGGGAACGGGCCCAGCGGAGATTGTACCAGATCACATCCGACCCCGATCGGGCGTTCGAGGAGAAGCTCCAGGCCGTATTCGATCTTGGCTGTGAACGGTTCGACATGGAACTCGGCGGTATCGCCATCGCTGAGCCGGCGAGTGATCGGTTCGAGGTCGAGGTCATGAACGGGGAGCACGAACACCTCGTCCCAGGCGAACCGTATCCACTCTCTGAAACGTACTGCAGTGTGCCTGCGAGTACTGGGGGGACCTGTCCGATTACGGATCCTGTGAGCGACGGGTTCGAGGGCAGACTGTGCTATGACGAGTTCGGCGTGCGGTCGTACCTCGGGACGTACCTTGAAATAGAGAGTGACGTCGACCGAACGTTCTGGTTCGTTTCGACCGAACCGCGAGATGACGGGTTTTCGGACATCGAACGGACGTTCCACCACTTGATGGGACAGTGGGTGAAGTACGAACTCGAACGCCGCCAACGCGAGTGGAAGCTCGAGGAGACAATCGGCAATCTCGAGGAGTCGAACGAGCGCCTCGAGAGTCTGGCCAGCATGATCGCCCACGAACTGCGGAACCCGGTCACGATCGGCCAGATTTACAGCCAGCAGTTGCCGGCTGAGACGGCCCCGCAAGCGGTGGACTACGTCGTCGAAGCGTTCGATCGCATCGAGAACATGATCGACGTGCTGCTGGTCTTGACGCACGGACAGACGTCGGCTGGTGAACGGAATTTAGTGTCGCTCGCGGATGCGGCATGGGACGCCTGGCGCGAGGTGGACGCACCTGATGCAACGCTCCAGTTCGAGATCGACGGCGAGATACGAGGAGACAAGACGTACCTCCGACATCTGTTCAGAAATCTCTTCGAAAATGCGGTCCAGCACGGAGGCACAGACGTCACTGTTCAGGTAGGGAACACGCCGAACGGATTTCACGTGGCGGACGATGGATGTGGTATCCCGAGTGAGGACCGAGACACCGTGTTTGAAACGGGATTCACGACGGCATCAGACGAAGGCGGAACCGGATTAGGACTTGCGTTCGTCCGGGAGTTGGCCGACGTGTACGGCTGGACGTGTACGGTGTCGGAGAGTGCTACTGGTGGGGCCAGGTTCGAGTTTCGGGACGTCGATTTCATCTCGAAAGAGTAA
- a CDS encoding Hsp20/alpha crystallin family protein, whose product MSDEDDTDRETSEAANAPPGGHRKGTSLGAALEASLQAGLQSLSDGLGKLVEDDAGGASSSSRRVRPRPSRTGKRTSRKQRAERANRTRTKRASPSASDDCLIDTRLADGEFMVIADIPGASKDDLSVGVNPKTNELVISKTGTVVGRVDLPWESPEMSQAWFKNGVLEVYMTSDDPKSHAESPP is encoded by the coding sequence ATGAGCGACGAAGACGACACCGACCGGGAGACCAGTGAAGCGGCGAACGCCCCGCCCGGCGGCCACCGCAAGGGAACAAGCCTCGGCGCCGCCCTCGAGGCCTCGCTTCAGGCGGGGTTGCAATCGCTGTCGGACGGACTGGGGAAACTCGTCGAAGACGACGCGGGCGGTGCGTCGTCCTCGAGTCGACGCGTTCGACCGCGCCCGTCTCGCACCGGGAAGCGGACGAGCCGAAAGCAGCGCGCAGAACGTGCGAATCGGACGCGGACGAAACGGGCGAGCCCATCCGCGTCCGACGACTGTTTGATCGACACTCGTCTCGCCGACGGGGAGTTCATGGTCATCGCCGATATTCCCGGCGCGAGCAAAGACGATCTCTCCGTCGGCGTTAACCCGAAAACGAACGAACTCGTCATCAGCAAGACCGGCACCGTCGTCGGACGCGTCGACCTTCCGTGGGAGTCGCCCGAGATGAGTCAAGCCTGGTTCAAGAACGGCGTTCTCGAAGTCTACATGACGTCGGACGACCCCAAATCGCACGCGGAGTCGCCGCCCTAG
- the hemL gene encoding glutamate-1-semialdehyde 2,1-aminomutase: protein MNDEQSRALYDRALSVMPGGVNSAVRAAIEPYPFFVRKGEGGHVVDADGNRYVDWVMGLGPLLLGHDLPEPVTAAIQRATSEGPMYGTPTEVEVDLAEFVARHVESVEKIRFVNSGTEATVSAVRLARGHTGRNKIVVMQGGYHGAQESTLVEGDLESRSPSSAGIPQSFAEHTIPVPFNDEAAIREAFDEHGDDIAGVLVEPILANYGIVHPIDGYHEFLREITAEHGSLLIFDEVITGFRVGGLGCAQREFGVTPDLTTFGKIVGGGFPVGAIGGRAEIVEGFAPAGDVFQAGTFSGHPVTMAAGLETLKFAAENDVYDHVNGLGERLRAGLTDILADQAPSYTVVGTDSMFKVIFTREGPGSGELEGQCSAGCTQNPDCPRYEYCPKNAADVKQAETERWRRVFWGQMKAQGIFLSQNQFESQFVSYGHTEEDVEETLEAYKETL, encoded by the coding sequence ATGAACGACGAGCAGTCACGCGCGCTGTACGACCGGGCGTTGTCGGTGATGCCGGGCGGGGTCAACTCCGCGGTTCGAGCCGCGATCGAACCCTACCCGTTCTTCGTCCGGAAGGGAGAGGGCGGCCACGTCGTCGACGCCGACGGCAACCGCTACGTCGACTGGGTGATGGGACTCGGGCCGCTGCTGCTGGGTCACGACCTCCCCGAACCGGTGACGGCGGCGATCCAGCGGGCGACGAGCGAGGGGCCGATGTACGGCACCCCCACGGAGGTCGAGGTCGACCTCGCGGAGTTCGTCGCCCGCCACGTCGAGAGCGTCGAGAAGATCCGGTTCGTGAACTCGGGCACCGAGGCCACCGTCTCGGCGGTGCGCCTGGCCCGCGGTCACACCGGACGGAACAAGATCGTCGTCATGCAGGGGGGCTACCACGGCGCCCAGGAGTCGACGTTAGTGGAGGGCGACCTCGAGAGCCGCTCACCCTCCTCGGCGGGCATCCCGCAGTCCTTTGCCGAGCACACGATCCCGGTGCCGTTCAACGACGAGGCCGCGATTCGAGAGGCGTTCGACGAACACGGCGACGACATCGCAGGAGTGCTCGTCGAGCCGATCCTGGCGAACTACGGCATCGTCCACCCGATCGACGGCTACCACGAGTTCCTGCGGGAGATCACCGCCGAACACGGCTCGCTCCTGATCTTCGACGAGGTGATCACCGGCTTCCGCGTCGGCGGCCTCGGCTGCGCCCAGCGCGAGTTCGGCGTCACCCCCGACCTCACCACCTTCGGCAAGATCGTCGGCGGCGGGTTCCCCGTCGGCGCGATCGGCGGCCGCGCGGAGATCGTCGAGGGCTTCGCGCCCGCCGGCGACGTCTTCCAGGCCGGCACCTTCTCCGGCCACCCCGTGACGATGGCGGCGGGCCTCGAGACCCTGAAATTCGCCGCCGAAAACGACGTTTACGACCACGTCAACGGGCTGGGCGAGCGGCTTCGGGCGGGGCTGACGGACATTCTCGCGGACCAGGCCCCCAGCTACACCGTCGTCGGCACGGACAGCATGTTCAAGGTGATCTTCACGCGGGAGGGTCCCGGCAGCGGGGAACTCGAGGGCCAGTGTTCTGCCGGTTGTACGCAGAACCCCGACTGCCCGCGCTACGAGTACTGCCCGAAGAACGCCGCCGACGTCAAGCAAGCCGAGACGGAACGCTGGCGCCGGGTCTTCTGGGGACAGATGAAAGCGCAGGGAATCTTCCTCTCGCAAAACCAGTTCGAGTCCCAGTTCGTCAGCTACGGGCACACGGAAGAGGACGTCGAGGAGACGCTCGAGGCGTACAAGGAGACGCTGTAG